A region of Trichoplusia ni isolate ovarian cell line Hi5 chromosome 21, tn1, whole genome shotgun sequence DNA encodes the following proteins:
- the LOC113504123 gene encoding carnosine N-methyltransferase, producing the protein MSSTSAAEEIDEAKEREHFRAVVTAFKYYKLCSLDRIHKSEKIISILPQTHQRRLEKYKTYLAKFKKCLDVNNSVVHLIIKDVETMFENVDHSVPDNGTNGTESFGCNYNNCEIASQKQHKMQHDVEKVQSVLKNIVRDWSAMGAAERQQCYKPILDEMEERFPLDEYTDRSLVRVLVPGAGLGRLAWEVAARGYSCQGNEFSLFMLFASNFILNRCTEINKYTVHPWVHQYVNNITCEHQLVSAAFPDVSPSGNRPNHNFSMTAGDFLKVYTEPDEWSCVATCFFIDCAPNVIEFIERIYSILQPGGYWINLGPLLYHYSDMPTENSIEPPYDILLEIIRDIGFDILKEQTGVKTKYAQNPHSMMQHEYDSVFFVCSKPYSM; encoded by the exons GCTATGCAGTTTAGACAGGATACACAAATCAGAGAAAATAATCTCGATACTACCACAAACACACCAGCGTCGACTTGAAAAATACAAGACGTACCTCGCGAAGTTCAAGAAGTGTCTCGATGTGAACAATAGTGTGGTACACCTGATTATAAAGGATGTGGAGACCATGTTTGAGAATGTCGATCATTCGGTGCCAGACAATGGAACGAACGGCACGGAGAGTTTTGGAtgtaattacaataattgtgaGATAGCATCGCAGAAGCAGCATAAGATGCAGCATGATGTTGAGAAG GTGCAATCGGTGTTAAAGAACATAGTTCGCGACTGGAGTGCGATGGGCGCAGCTGAAAGGCAACAATGCTACAAGCCTATACTGGATGAAATGGAAGAGCGGTTCCCGTTAGACGAATATAC CGACAGGTCGCTGGTCCGCGTGCTGGTCCCGGGCGCGGGGCTAGGCCGCCTGGCCTGGGAGGTGGCGGCGCGTGGCTACAGCTGCCAGGGGAACGAGTTCTCGCTCTTCATGCTGTTCGCCAGCAACTTCATACTCAACCGGTGCACTGAG ATAAACAAGTACACCGTCCACCCGTGGGTGCACCAGTACGTGAACAACATCACGTGCGAGCACCAGCTGGTGTCGGCCGCCTTCCCCGACGTCAGCCCCTCGGGGAACAGGCCCAACCATAACTTCTCCATGACGGCGGGGGACTTTCTAAAG GTATATACTGAACCAGATGAATGGTCGTGCGTGGCGACATGTTTCTTCATCGACTGCGCGCCCAACGTCATCGAGTTCATAGAGAGGATATACAGCATCCTGCAGCCTGGTGGCTACTGGATCAATCTGGGGCCTTTGTTATATCACTATAG tGACATGCCGACGGAGAACAGTATAGAGCCACCTTATGACATACTTCTGGAGATTATCAGAGATATTGGATTCGATATATTG AAAGAGCAAACCGGTGTCAAAACGAAATACGCACAAAACCCTCACTCCATGATGCAACACGAGTACGACTCTGTTTTCTTCGTGTGCTCGAAGCCTTATAGTATGTAG